One genomic region from Pelagicoccus sp. SDUM812003 encodes:
- a CDS encoding glutamate synthase subunit beta, with translation MGKPTGFLEVDRDNAKDRDPILRLGDWNEVHEEMPESEIKAQASRCMDCGVPFCHAGDSANFTGIAGCPVNNLIPEWNHLVYKGRWKDALGRLLKTNNFPEFTGRVCPAPCEGSCVLGINQKPVTIKHHEVSIIDRGFAEGWVTPTPPAKRTGKKVAVVGSGPAGLACADQMNTAGHEVVVYERADRPGGLLMYGIPNMKLQKEVVLRRIKLMEDSGIEFRCNVEIGKDITASRLKDDYDAVVICTGATKPRNLEIPGRELEGVHYAMEFLGANTKSLLDSKHADGNYISAKGKKVVVIGGGDTGTDCVGTSLRHECESVIQLEIMPQPSGDRAPGNPWPQYPRVLKVDYGQEEAIAKQGEDPRQYLVMTKEFIGDDQGKLKALRTVNVEWKKNPEGQFIPAEVPGSEKIVEADLALLAMGFLGPEKPVIEQLGVETDPRSNVKAEYGKYATSVDGVFAAGDARRGQSLIVWAINEGRGAARAVDKYLMGVSYLPL, from the coding sequence GAGAGCGAGATCAAGGCTCAGGCCTCTCGCTGCATGGACTGCGGCGTGCCGTTCTGCCACGCAGGCGATTCGGCCAACTTCACCGGCATCGCCGGCTGTCCCGTCAACAACCTCATCCCCGAGTGGAACCACTTGGTGTACAAGGGACGTTGGAAGGACGCTTTGGGTCGCTTGCTCAAGACCAACAACTTCCCGGAATTCACGGGACGCGTTTGTCCGGCCCCTTGCGAAGGCTCTTGCGTGCTCGGCATCAACCAGAAGCCGGTCACCATCAAGCACCACGAAGTCTCCATCATCGATCGCGGTTTCGCCGAAGGCTGGGTCACTCCGACGCCTCCTGCCAAACGCACCGGAAAGAAGGTGGCGGTGGTGGGCTCGGGCCCGGCAGGCTTGGCCTGTGCTGACCAGATGAATACAGCCGGTCACGAGGTGGTGGTCTACGAGCGCGCCGATCGTCCGGGTGGACTGCTCATGTACGGCATCCCGAACATGAAGCTGCAGAAGGAAGTGGTGCTGCGTCGCATCAAGCTGATGGAGGACTCCGGCATCGAGTTCCGCTGCAATGTGGAGATCGGAAAGGACATCACCGCCTCTCGCCTGAAGGACGACTACGATGCGGTGGTCATCTGCACCGGCGCTACCAAGCCGCGCAATTTGGAGATCCCCGGCCGCGAGCTCGAAGGCGTGCACTACGCCATGGAGTTTCTCGGAGCCAACACCAAGAGCCTGCTCGACAGCAAACATGCGGACGGAAACTACATCTCCGCCAAGGGCAAGAAGGTCGTGGTCATCGGCGGCGGCGACACCGGTACTGACTGTGTGGGTACATCGCTGCGTCACGAATGCGAAAGCGTGATCCAGCTGGAAATCATGCCTCAGCCAAGCGGAGACCGAGCTCCGGGCAACCCATGGCCGCAGTATCCGCGCGTGCTCAAGGTGGACTACGGACAGGAGGAAGCCATCGCCAAGCAAGGCGAAGATCCTCGCCAGTACCTGGTCATGACCAAGGAATTTATCGGTGACGACCAGGGCAAGCTCAAGGCCTTGCGCACCGTGAACGTCGAGTGGAAGAAGAATCCCGAAGGCCAGTTCATCCCGGCTGAAGTTCCGGGTTCGGAGAAGATCGTCGAAGCGGATCTCGCTCTGCTGGCTATGGGCTTCCTCGGTCCGGAGAAACCGGTGATCGAGCAGCTCGGCGTGGAGACCGATCCTCGCTCCAATGTGAAGGCGGAGTACGGCAAGTACGCCACCAGCGTGGATGGGGTCTTCGCCGCCGGCGACGCCCGCCGCGGACAGAGTCTCATCGTATGGGCCATCAACGAAGGAAGGGGTGCCGCTCGAGCGGTTGATAAATACCTGATGGGTGTCAGCTACCTTCCCTTGTGA